A window from Pseudomonas campi encodes these proteins:
- a CDS encoding DUF1456 family protein: protein MINNDVLRSLRYLLDVSDAKLVEICQLADYSLSEADVAAYLLKDDEEGYVPCRDEVLAHFLDGLVFFKRGKDDSRPALPVEKRLTNNNILKKLRVAFELKDDDMHEILQAADLPMTKAELSALFRKPGHKNFRLCGDQVLRNFLRGLTQRQRG from the coding sequence ATGATCAACAATGATGTGCTGCGCAGCCTGCGCTACCTGCTGGATGTCAGTGACGCCAAACTGGTCGAAATCTGCCAGCTGGCCGACTACTCGCTGAGCGAGGCCGATGTCGCCGCCTATCTGCTGAAGGACGATGAAGAGGGCTATGTGCCCTGCCGCGACGAGGTGCTGGCGCATTTCCTCGATGGCCTGGTGTTCTTCAAGCGCGGCAAGGATGACAGCCGCCCGGCCCTGCCGGTGGAGAAGCGCCTGACCAACAACAACATCCTGAAGAAACTGCGCGTGGCCTTCGAGCTGAAGGATGACGACATGCACGAAATTCTCCAGGCCGCCGACCTGCCAATGACCAAGGCCGAGTTGAGCGCGCTGTTCCGCAAGCCGGGACACAAGAACTTCCGCCTGTGCGGTGATCAGGTGCTGCGCAATTTCCTTCGCGGCCTGACCCAGCGCCAGCGGGGCTGA
- the tcdA gene encoding tRNA cyclic N6-threonylcarbamoyladenosine(37) synthase TcdA, with amino-acid sequence MATDDQRFGGIARLYGVEGLQRLQAAHVAVVGIGGVGSWAAEALARSGVGEISLFDLDDVCVTNTNRQVHALSGTVGKAKVEVMAERIRAINPACVVHAVADFVTRENMAEYITEELDAVIDCIDSVTAKAALISWCKRRKIQIVATGGAGGQVDPSKIEIADLNKTVNDPLIAKVRSLLRRDYNFSRTPGRTYSITCVYSREQLRYPLPDGSVCLSKVMPGDGTRLDCAGGFGSAMMVTASFGMLAAAKIIDKLVAGARRPAERQRSD; translated from the coding sequence GGCCCATGTTGCGGTGGTTGGCATTGGCGGTGTCGGTTCCTGGGCGGCCGAAGCGCTGGCCCGTTCGGGGGTGGGCGAGATTTCCCTGTTCGACCTGGACGATGTCTGCGTCACCAACACCAATCGCCAAGTGCATGCCCTGAGCGGCACGGTAGGCAAGGCCAAGGTCGAGGTGATGGCCGAGCGCATCCGTGCCATCAATCCGGCCTGCGTGGTGCACGCGGTGGCCGATTTCGTCACCCGCGAGAATATGGCCGAGTACATCACCGAGGAACTGGACGCGGTGATCGACTGCATCGACAGCGTGACGGCCAAAGCGGCGCTGATCTCCTGGTGCAAGCGGCGCAAGATCCAGATCGTTGCCACCGGTGGTGCGGGGGGCCAGGTCGATCCGAGCAAGATCGAGATCGCCGACCTCAACAAGACCGTCAACGACCCGTTGATCGCCAAGGTGCGCTCGCTGCTGCGCCGCGACTACAACTTCTCGCGCACCCCGGGGCGCACCTACAGCATCACCTGCGTCTACTCGCGCGAGCAGCTGCGCTACCCGTTGCCCGATGGCAGCGTGTGCCTGAGCAAGGTCATGCCCGGCGACGGCACCCGCTTGGACTGCGCCGGCGGCTTCGGTTCGGCCATGATGGTAACGGCCAGCTTCGGCATGCTCGCGGCGGCGAAAATCATCGACAAACTAGTGGCCGGAGCCAGGCGACCAGCGGAGCGCCAGCGGTCGGACTGA
- a CDS encoding substrate-binding periplasmic protein: MKTWLALICLLLPLSAAQAQQIVRIGTGDWAPYVDQRRADGGALGRLVSAVFAEAGYRVEYLFYPWDRNVLMLQHGELDAIMPYSCTPKRLQYGVCSAPLVQGEIVLFHRKDLSFDWRGLDDLRPFRIGTTLGYSYGPQFDAALQAGSLQALQNSKEDTNFRLLELGRIDLHPQDRAVGYSMLRQRFSAAELASITHHPRQLNTEPLRLLFRKDDPASLAVMRQFDESLRRFAERGELQDLQRALYSGDPDSWMPTLLAPRD; this comes from the coding sequence GTGAAGACCTGGCTGGCGTTGATCTGCCTGCTGCTGCCTTTAAGTGCCGCGCAGGCGCAGCAGATCGTGCGTATCGGTACCGGTGACTGGGCGCCTTATGTCGATCAGCGCCGCGCCGATGGTGGTGCCCTTGGGCGGCTGGTCAGTGCCGTGTTTGCCGAGGCGGGCTACCGGGTCGAATACCTGTTCTATCCCTGGGACCGCAATGTCCTGATGCTCCAGCATGGCGAGCTAGACGCCATCATGCCCTACAGCTGCACGCCCAAGCGCCTGCAGTACGGCGTGTGCAGCGCGCCGCTGGTGCAGGGCGAGATCGTCCTGTTTCACCGCAAGGACCTGTCGTTCGACTGGCGTGGCCTCGATGACCTGCGGCCTTTTCGCATCGGCACCACCCTGGGTTACTCCTACGGCCCGCAGTTCGATGCGGCGTTGCAGGCGGGCAGCTTGCAAGCGCTGCAGAACAGCAAGGAGGACACCAACTTTCGCCTGCTGGAACTGGGGCGCATCGACCTGCATCCGCAGGATCGGGCGGTGGGTTACAGCATGCTGCGCCAGCGTTTCTCCGCCGCCGAACTGGCCAGCATTACCCACCATCCGCGCCAGTTGAATACCGAACCGTTGCGCCTGCTGTTTCGCAAGGATGACCCGGCGTCCCTGGCGGTGATGCGGCAGTTCGACGAAAGCCTCAGGCGTTTTGCCGAGCGCGGCGAGCTGCAGGATCTGCAGCGGGCGCTGTATAGCGGTGATCCGGATAGCTGGATGCCGACGTTGCTGGCACCGCGCGACTGA
- a CDS encoding aminotransferase class V-fold PLP-dependent enzyme, which yields MPLNSPWRTDFPGIQALDAEGQTYLDSAATAQKPQAMLDSLLGYYASGAANVHRAQHLPGERATRAFEASRGKVAQWLNAASSEEIIFTRGTTESLNLLAYGLEPLFAAGDEIVVSALEHHANLLPWQQLALRRGLKLVIMPLDSCGQIDLAQAATLISPRTRLLAVSQLSNVLGRWQPVRELIALAQAQGALSVVDGAQGVLHGRHDVQALGCDFYACSSHKLYGPDGVGLLYGRGTALAQLRHWQFGGEMVLEADYQHARFRPAPLGFEAGTPAISSVIALGASLDYLAGLDQAAVIGHEAALHARLLAGLSARDGIQLIGEPQVALASFTVAEVHSADLAHLLTEQGIAVRAGHHCAMPLLKSLGLPGAIRVSLGLYNDGADLTRFFVALDKALELLR from the coding sequence CCTGAACTCCCCCTGGCGCACCGACTTTCCCGGTATCCAGGCCCTCGACGCCGAAGGCCAGACCTACCTGGACAGCGCCGCCACCGCGCAGAAGCCACAGGCCATGCTCGACAGCCTGCTCGGCTACTACGCCAGCGGCGCCGCCAACGTGCACCGCGCCCAACACCTGCCGGGCGAGCGCGCCACGCGCGCTTTTGAGGCCAGCCGGGGCAAGGTCGCGCAGTGGCTGAATGCGGCCAGCAGCGAGGAAATCATCTTCACTCGCGGCACCACTGAATCCCTCAACCTGCTGGCCTATGGTCTGGAGCCTCTGTTCGCCGCCGGCGACGAGATCGTCGTCAGCGCCCTGGAGCACCACGCCAACCTGCTGCCCTGGCAACAACTGGCGCTGCGCCGTGGCCTCAAGCTGGTGATCATGCCGCTGGATAGCTGCGGGCAGATCGACCTGGCGCAGGCCGCCACGCTGATCAGCCCACGCACCCGCCTGTTGGCCGTATCGCAACTGTCCAACGTGCTGGGGCGCTGGCAACCGGTGCGCGAGCTGATCGCCCTGGCCCAGGCGCAAGGCGCGCTGAGCGTGGTCGATGGCGCCCAGGGCGTGCTGCACGGACGCCACGACGTGCAGGCGCTGGGCTGCGACTTCTATGCCTGCTCCAGCCATAAGCTGTATGGCCCGGACGGTGTCGGCCTGCTCTACGGGCGTGGTACGGCCCTGGCACAACTGCGCCACTGGCAGTTCGGCGGCGAAATGGTGCTGGAGGCCGACTATCAGCACGCCCGTTTCCGCCCGGCACCGCTGGGCTTCGAGGCCGGCACCCCGGCGATTTCCAGCGTGATCGCCCTGGGTGCCAGCCTGGATTACCTGGCCGGCCTGGATCAGGCGGCCGTGATCGGCCATGAGGCAGCCTTGCACGCCAGGCTGCTGGCCGGCCTGAGCGCGCGTGACGGTATCCAGTTGATCGGCGAGCCACAGGTAGCCCTGGCCAGTTTCACCGTGGCCGAGGTACACAGCGCCGACCTCGCCCATCTGCTCACCGAGCAGGGTATTGCCGTACGCGCCGGTCACCACTGCGCCATGCCCCTGCTGAAAAGCCTCGGCCTGCCAGGGGCGATCCGTGTGTCACTCGGCCTGTACAACGATGGCGCTGACCTGACGCGCTTCTTCGTCGCCTTGGACAAGGCCCTGGAGCTGTTGCGATGA
- a CDS encoding SufE family protein, which yields MTLPRPAQQALDAFAACPGWEQRARLLMQWGERLAPLSEEDKQEVNRVSGCESQVWLVGEIQESRWQFRATSDARLIRGLLAVLLARVDGLSAAELDALDLADWFNQLGLARQLSPSRSNGLNAVLQRMRELVAG from the coding sequence ATGACGCTCCCTCGCCCGGCCCAGCAGGCCCTGGACGCCTTTGCCGCCTGCCCCGGCTGGGAACAGCGCGCGCGCCTGCTGATGCAGTGGGGCGAACGCCTGGCGCCGCTGAGCGAGGAGGACAAGCAGGAGGTCAATCGGGTATCGGGCTGCGAAAGCCAGGTCTGGCTGGTCGGTGAAATACAGGAGAGCCGCTGGCAGTTCCGCGCGACCAGCGATGCGCGACTGATTCGTGGCCTGCTGGCCGTACTGCTGGCGCGGGTCGACGGACTCTCGGCAGCCGAGCTGGACGCCCTCGATCTGGCCGACTGGTTCAACCAGCTGGGCCTGGCCCGCCAGCTCTCACCCTCGCGCAGCAACGGCCTGAATGCCGTGCTGCAGCGCATGCGCGAGTTGGTGGCGGGCTAA
- a CDS encoding helix-turn-helix domain-containing protein — MGASSELVPIIKRELKAQQLTYADLARELGMSESNVKRMLAKEDMPLSRVDAICRVLHLDFADLARQVADAQPLISTLSLEQEQAVVGDEQLMLVALCVLSQWTAEQMLAVYRLSEAELIRALIRLDRLGVIELKPLNRYRLKLAKTFRWQPDGPVMRYFRKHALQDYYAGEFAGSDEGLLLVHGRISRALAPSFVERLQRVAQEYAQQHLADQKLPEAEREGYTLVLAMRRWEFAVFEAWRR; from the coding sequence ATGGGCGCTTCATCTGAGTTGGTACCGATCATCAAGCGTGAGCTCAAGGCGCAGCAGCTCACCTATGCGGATCTAGCCCGCGAGTTGGGCATGTCCGAGTCCAACGTCAAGCGCATGCTGGCGAAGGAAGACATGCCGCTGTCGCGGGTGGACGCTATCTGCCGCGTGTTGCACCTCGACTTTGCCGACCTGGCCCGCCAGGTCGCCGATGCCCAGCCCTTGATCAGCACCCTCAGCCTGGAGCAGGAACAGGCTGTGGTGGGCGATGAGCAACTGATGTTGGTGGCGCTCTGTGTGCTGAGTCAGTGGACCGCCGAGCAGATGCTGGCAGTCTATCGCCTGAGCGAGGCAGAGCTGATCCGCGCCCTGATTCGCCTCGACCGGCTGGGCGTCATCGAGTTGAAACCGTTGAACCGATACCGCCTCAAGCTGGCCAAGACCTTTCGCTGGCAACCCGACGGACCGGTGATGCGCTACTTCCGCAAGCATGCATTGCAGGATTACTACGCTGGCGAATTCGCTGGTAGCGACGAAGGCTTGCTGCTGGTGCACGGGCGGATCAGTCGCGCATTGGCGCCTTCGTTCGTCGAGCGCCTGCAGCGGGTGGCGCAGGAGTATGCCCAGCAGCATCTGGCCGACCAGAAGCTGCCCGAAGCCGAGCGGGAGGGCTATACGCTGGTCCTGGCGATGCGGCGCTGGGAGTTTGCGGTATTCGAGGCGTGGCGCCGCTGA